The Magnolia sinica isolate HGM2019 chromosome 3, MsV1, whole genome shotgun sequence genome includes the window CACCCAACACAGTGCAgacttgactgtggggcccaacttgatacatattctgtatatccatgccgtccatctgtttgaccAGTTCATTGTACGGCATTCGTACAAAtcgaattttttttaaataaaccacactataggaaacagtgatgattgaacgtccactgttaCAAACTTCCTATGGTCTATCTTAATGTTcacttttcatccaaactgttgataaggtcacacagacctggatgaagggaaaaaacaagtatcaacttgatccaaatccTTTgcagcccacgagaagttttcaatgattagACACCACTGTTTCATGCGGCATGGtatacctgagatttagatctactttatttttaggtgCACACATTACAATGAtcttaaaaacggatggacggcgtggatatacaatacatatatcaaggtgagccccacggtcagggcagtacctaatccgctccctgacATACAACCTTCAATGGTTTCAtgtgacattaaaaaaaaaagaaaaagaaagaaaactgaTGTGATATTGACTTGCACCGACCTTTTCTTATCCAAAAcaggcggaaacggattggctactcccctgacaccagccccggggctgatggtcggtgctttgtgggccccaccataatgtatgtgtttcatacattccgttcatccatttttaaagatcattttagggcttgatactaaaaatgagagggatgtatatctcaggtggaccacaccacatgaaaaaaaatagtgattggatatctaccattaaaatcctcctaaggcccactgtactgtttatttgacatccaatctgttgattaggtcataaaggcccagatgaagggaaaaaacaaaaatcagcttgatccaaaacttttatggcccccaaaatatttttaatggtcgacgctcattaaacactgtttcctgtaatgtggtccaattgagactgggatatagctcatttttggtcctatgacgtaaaatgatctgtaaaaatcgatggacggaatggatgaaacacatacatcatgtcgggccccacagagcatcgaccatcggccattggccggtgtcagggggagtagccaatccgtttccaaaacaGGCGCCGccaggatggaaaataaacattcaattggCCCTAATAAGTTTTAACGTTGGGTATtcaatcaacaccgtttcctgtagtgtggaccacctaagattTTATCTGATTTATTTTTGGATTATCCCTAAAAATATCCtgtaaaaacggatagacggaatggatgtaaGCTAAATACATTGATGTGGATCcgacagtcagggatccacccacccgggatccaccgaagccgtgcTCATCCAAAACATGCCTAGCCACATTTTAAATGCGTGTGAGATTCACTGTTTCCACAAGGACCCCACAATTTGAATTTTCCAATGTTCTTTTCCGGGGTGGTGGATTAGGTGCGAACCCGGACTCACTGAAGATGGTGCGACCCTTACTTTGGGACCCACCTCAACATATTTATTaaatatccataccgtccatccgttttgaaatatCACTTTAAGgaatgatgccaaaaatgaagcatatctaaatctcaagtggagcatTATATAGGAAAACAGTAGTATTTGACCATTAACAAattataatgggccacaaatgttttggacctagctgatatttgtttttgttctttctttttttttttttttctttattacaaaaacattacggtggcaaccgtgtggatataaaatacatacttcaaggtgggcccctcagtAAGGGCCGGCACTGTCTTGGGTTAGGCCAGTGCCGCACGTAATCTGGTTCCCCCTTTCACTACAAAAACCCCACCGACGGTTCCTTCACTACCTGATCCAAACAAGAGCAGTAATATAGAAGTTTTTTAAAGGTATTATGGTAATAAAAGCATTGAAGCTGAGGATGTCCTTTGCATTTGCAGCATTGCTTCTTCATCTCTTTCCATTGATCAGCTGCGTCGTTGATCGGACCCAATTTCCTCAAGATTTCCTCTTTGGAACTTCAACTTCATCTTATCAGGTACAAAGCATGCAATCACTCTTTTTTAGCATTTCATTTGTAATGCCAAGATTTCGTGAATTCTTTCATATCCATTCAGATGGTTTTTTGGGAATTGGGGGAAGTACTTGAGCTCCATTGATCTTAGAATTAATCAATTTTTAAAAGTTCTAAAGTTGTCAATCCAAACATTTGGGAATTGACTAGTAGGTGGGCCCATCAATCTTAGAATTGGTTAATTCCAAGGTCCGAAGCTATCAATCCTAGCTTTTTGGGAATTGGGGGAAGAAGGTGGGCCTATCAATCTTGGAATTGATCACTACCTGAAGGCTCCGAAGTTGTCTATCCCAGCTTGAGGGCAATAGGTGGGCCCTCAATCTTGGAATTTAATCAATCTTTGAAGAGCTCGAGTCGGAGCATACTCAATAGATTGGCTAACCAGTGCCTGAATCCTAAGTATTTCCATTTGGATAATGGTGGTGATAGAAAATGGTACAAACGAGGTTAGTTCTGGTGAGGTGGCATTTTGGGGaagaatccggatcctctgcttgccataATCAGGAAAATCCtggttgttgcaatctaattgagTCACGTTAACATAACGATGCAGGAAAATAGGATTTTACTGCTTGATGCTTGTGGCAAGCAAAGGATCAAAAGGTAAAGTGCCATCGGTAAATAGGGATTTTACAAGCGCTTGCATTTAGGGCTTTTTGTCCCAATCGGGGCACCTCCAGTCCAATTGGTGATCCTGGCCCTCCGTTCACTTATCCTTGGATGCGGATTGGCCTgagctggaaacctaggtggggcccgacgtgatgtttgtgacaaatctaccctgtccatccgttttgtgagctcgtttTAGGACTTCATACCAAAAGTGAGCAAGATccgagactcaagtgggccacactaaaggaaaaggtgggtagggaaattcctacctttgaaacctccttggggtcgacagtgatgtttacatgccatccataccgttcataacgccATTCCTATTGaaagaactgaaaacacaaatattagactgattcaaaacttctatggctgcacgaatatttcaactgtggacgttcagtcctctcgttttcagcccacttgagtcttggatctggatCATTATTCGctccatgtactaaaatgagctcaaaatttggatggacggggtggatttctcacaaccatcacagtgggccccacttaagttttCACAGCAAAAACTTATTGGGAaaagctttcacaggaaatccggtCCCTTATCCTCTACCCTTCTTACATCAAAATCCGTACAGTTGGTCCATCCTCTTTACAAATTTTAGGGAAAACTTTGGTGCATATATGCATGTGTGCAACAAGAAAAGGTTCACTCTTGGTGCACACCTGCCACATGCACTTTCTGAGAATCATGGGTTGACCCAGCCCAAGAGCTAAATATACGTGCCTAGGCTCCTCCCAGCAACCTGGGCCCTACCCAATCTAACATGATTAAATTAGTGGGCCGGGTCAGGATGAGGCCTGCCCAATTAGCCACTGAGTCACCAAATCATGCTGGGGCCCAGCCCATGGGCCCTCTAACTGCACAAGTCTAACCCAAAGTAGGCCTTGTCGCCTCCGGACCCAACTCAACCCAGCCTGGCCCACTTTCACCCTAAACAACCACATGGTAGCGTGCAACACTGATTTTAATTgacttttgaatattttgtttgGTAGATTGAAGGAGCCTACTTAGAAGGTAACAAAAGTCTTAACAATTGGGATGTTTTCACTCACACACCAggttggtttgttttttttttttcccccttaaaATCCCCTCTTATTTGGGTTATTTTAGGTATGGTAAAATACATtttcaaattaaaatttctttgaattttggTGTTCTATATTCAGGAAAAATCAACGATGGAAGCAATGCAGATGTTGCTGATGACCATTACCATCGCTATAtggtatataaatttttttttttaaaatcaagaaaaatccaACAAGCTCAGTAGATTCTATTGATATCAGAAGATCTGACCCCTTGAATGAGTTGCTAATTTTATAAGCAATTTTCACTCCTTGATATTATTTGTCACACACGTTACAGTGATAATCTAACGGTGGAGATTTCTcataaggagaaaaaaaaaaatcgcacaTCCTATTTATGAGATGGCCTAGCTTTGAACTGTTAGCCCAGGCCCGTTGGTATGGTACAGCCAAAACTCTTGATTTTACTTCATGCTGGCCCAGCCCATTCACATCCAAAGGAATATACATGCATATGCTGTCCTTGGTttggtcatccaaaccattgTCCTGATATCCCCCCACCATGGATATGGGATGCCTGAAAAATCTCACATGCTGGGAGATCCTAACCCTTGGATCAGTGGCCTTAGGTGGCTGAGAGAAAATATGGAGATGGACGCATCCATCAGAAGAAAATAGACTAAATAtttgaatggtcaggattttAAAATCTATGAGATTTGAAGCACCCTCCATACATGGTCGGGCGAAGCCAGTTACTCAACCCCACCGATATTTCCATGGTCAGATGGGCTCAGCCGAGTTGTTCTTTATCGCAGATGCAAGCCCATTCCAGCCCGTATAGctgttataaaaattaaaaaattaatataaataaaaaaaaaaaaaatagaataaaaaacAGGGGCTAACACATAGATAACTTGTTGAACATGAACAGGAAGACGTTGAGTTGATGCATTCCCTTGGAGTGAATTCCTACAGATTTTCCATTTCCTGGTCTAGAATCCTCCCAAGTGAGTTTTTCTTACATCTCTCGAATTTTACTGTTAGATAAATGTGggagacatccaacccatccagcaggtcgaccccaccatgaagatcacatcATGCTAAAATCAGGCGAATCCACTAATCAGGCGTGCCAAATTGTAGATTGGACCCAACGAGCTGTTTTGTCCACTGTTTCTTCAGTGTACCACATCCAAAAAGCATATTTAGCCTAATTTTTTAACTAAATGTtctttatagtggggcccacgtttgGGACAGGTTGGATGTTCTACCCACTTGCCATGTTCATGTTATAATAGAGGCTTAATCCTCATTTTAATATCTATTAATGAATAACAGGAGGAAGATTTGGTGAGATTAATATGGTAGGAATTGAATTTTACAACAACCTAATTGATGCTCTCTTGCTCAAAGGTAACAACatccttttgtttttttactGCACAACATCCACCACCCATATACCACTCATACATATTTGCTAATCCTACCCGCTTGTGCAGCCCATCTACATGCTGGCAGCCTGGCATATGTGTGCAATATCTGGTCTGTCAATTAGGTGGGAGATGCAGTGTAGTTGCCCTGGCACAGATTTCAGGTCAGTCAACTCATCAGGACTAGAGTGCATAAAAGAGATGAACAGCTAAAACAAGGTTTTCCATCTCTTCGGCTCATCTGATGAGTGAACTGGCCAGAATTCTGGGCCAACTAACGTACACTTTGGGCTCTACATGGATGGTATAGATGTTCATCGTGCATGCTGTACGATAGGGATTAGCAGACAGTCTCCATTTCTATCTTACATCCACACACACGTGTAATGATTTTAATTCATTATTTTCATCTTCGATATGTTAACAGGGATCCAACCATTCGTTACACTAAACCATTACGATGTTCCTCAAGAACTTGAAGACCGATACGGGGCATGGTTAAATTGTAAAATACAGTAAGTTTTCTTCCCACACCATCATCTTCTGCCATTATACAGTTATCATTGCTGCAGTTGGTGCCTAGAGGTGGCAATGGGACGGGTTAAGGTTGGGCGGGTTCAGTCTCAGTCCAAGCCTGACCCAATGACTAAACAGGCCAAGGACTCTGGTCCAAATGCAACCCATGATCCATTTCCTTCTAGCCAAACTtggcccacttaaaattcatcaagccttACCCATCTCATTTAATAATAATGGATCAGGCTCGACTGACCGGACCTAATCTGGCATGACCCAACTCATGTGCAAGAAATGAATATAGGGTTCAAAGCCCAATTAGTGGATACATACATTCAGTGTAAACATCATATCTATGTGTATATACTAATCTTCTATTAGTTTGTTACCGGATTTCGGGCCAAATTGGGTCAGGTCATCCGTCCAAGCCTATTGAAAAAACACATGGGCTGTTAGAGTTGGGTCTGGTAGGGTTCAACCCAAGCATGACCCATTTCCCATGAATTTTAAGCATCAGATGAGTCTGATGCAACTCATACTTGGTTAGACTTCATCTGGTTCCATACCATGACTTCCCCTCCCCCTTGGGTTGCAACCCCAGCTCAGCAAGTCCCAACTTGACTCAGGACCAAATGAGTGGCCGAGTcaccgagtcttttaaccatgtgaTTTAGTTAATTGGGCCACATTTTGCTAGCCCAAGGCCAACCCATTACCCCTTTAGCTTGGCCCAAACCCGATTCAAAACTGGGTCGGGCTAACTGGCCAACGGGttaacccaacccattgccacctctATTGGTGCCAAAGCTACAATGGTGGCGTAGTATTAAGGCACACCATGTCTGCAGCATGGAGCGATCTGGGTGCACAGTGGTTTACTATTACATGGTGTTGTATCctgattttatgtttttaatAACTACTTCTGCAGAGAGGATTACGGATATTTCGCTGAAGTATGCTTCAAGTATTTTGGGGATAGAGTAAAATACTGGACCACCTTCAATGAGCCAAACCCCTTAGTGAAATTTGGTTACCTCACTGGCACATACCCTCCTGGCCGTTGTTCCAAACCGTTTGGCAATTGCACAGCAGGCGACTCTGCAATAGAGCCATACATTGCAGGTCATAATGTCATATTGTGCCATGCCACTGCGACTGATATTTACAGGAGAAAATATCAGGTATCCGATCCTTCTTTGTTTTAGTAATTCAGGTGAACTATAATTTGCTGGTATGAAATTTATGGTCACTTGATCTTTCTTCATTACTAGGGTTTTCCTGTCGATCAAGAGAAGCAAGAAATCatagttacaaaaaaaaaagaaaaagacattgACTTAAACTTGCTGGGTCAATTCGACTCAACCATATTTCACCTGGAGTCGGGAAAATTTTGATCTTGTCATTACTAGGTCAAAACTCAAGAAAACTCGAACACGACTTGACTCAGAACAACTTGACATTATTTGTATAATGTTTATACTTTTTTAAATGCAAAATGTTACTGACAAAACTCACAAAAACTCAGATGAATTTTTGGGAGACTTCCATTTGAGTTCTCGAGTTGATTCGAACCAACTGGGTTTTGAGCCGAATCAAGTTTTAATGTTTTGAAAACATGCAAAATATGTAATGGTAGTGTTATGTTTGGTTATAAGCAGAATTGTTGAGTGTTGTTGCACTACACTAAGTGCACCGGAACCTTGGCATGAACATGGTTGGAAATGGACAGGTGGGTATTCATGCATCAATCCATTTCAACACACTTTTCTCAGGCCAGAGATATAGAACCAGGCCCATCAAATGATTCTAGCCATTTGTATATTAAGCCTTTTTCACATAACGATACATTTTCCAGGCCATAGATTGGATGGTTAGTGGTTATCGTCGTCTGACCAAAGTGGTTTTTCAGAAGAACAAGCAGTCCAAGGTGGGATTGACTGAATTGGACATCTCGCTTTCCTATACGAATGATCGcggccatccattttgacatcctattgatcggatggttaggatgattTGACTGGTTTGATTTTTGCAAGGTGCCATATTAAGGGTTGGTAAGACCCAATAGACATTCTCGATCAATGGCATCGCTCCCACCTGTCGAAAATCCAAATCGGTGCACGGGAAGGTTCCCATGCACTAGGTGCACCGAGCATTTTCCATTGGTCAATAACATAACAAGGAGAGTTTTAATTTTTAGTATAAAAATACTCGAGCATTCATGTAAAAAAAGGAATTATAatgatttaaaaagaaaattcatCTTTACTAATTTATAATTATCACacatattttttggatttaagGCCAAACAAGGAGGTTTTATTGGGCTCGTGTCGTGGGCCTACTGGTATGAACCTCTTAGAGATACTCCAGCAGATCATTCGGCAGCTCAGCGGGCCCTTGCTTTCGCCAATGGCTGGTAAACAAAATCTACAACTTCAGAGAAAAAAATTGTGAATTG containing:
- the LOC131240457 gene encoding beta-glucosidase 18-like, whose amino-acid sequence is MVIKALKLRMSFAFAALLLHLFPLISCVVDRTQFPQDFLFGTSTSSYQIEGAYLEGNKSLNNWDVFTHTPGKINDGSNADVADDHYHRYMEDVELMHSLGVNSYRFSISWSRILPRGRFGEINMVGIEFYNNLIDALLLKGIQPFVTLNHYDVPQELEDRYGAWLNCKIQEDYGYFAEVCFKYFGDRVKYWTTFNEPNPLVKFGYLTGTYPPGRCSKPFGNCTAGDSAIEPYIAGHNVILCHATATDIYRRKYQAKQGGFIGLVSWAYWYEPLRDTPADHSAAQRALAFANGWFLDPIMHGDYPPEMRQILGSRLPAFSLNDRRKLQNKLDFIGINHYSTLYVQDCMFFPCNTDQEGETYSVLTGVKDGQPIGPPTPMPTFYVVPSGLEKMVMYMKERYNNTPMYITENGYAQDGKNGASKKELLNDMVRVDYLRSYLTSLASAIRKGADVRGYFIWSLIDNFEWLNGYTLRFGLYHVDYNTLERTPKLSAQWYKQFLSSPKMLKQIGGGARRSWRVPS